From the Methanobacterium sp. CWC-01 genome, the window TTTTTTGGAGCTTTAGCCACATTAGAAATTAATGTTTGACTACCTGTGGATAAAGAACCAGAATTACCTCCGGTTGCAACCCAAGTAAAGTCGCTTAATCCTAATGGATCTGAACCTGCTGGTGTGCTTAGTGCTGATGCAGTAATAGCCATATCCGTTTTAACATTAGAAAGTGACCTTACATTGAAATTTTGAGTAGATCCAAGGCCATTGGCATCTATATTGTATGTTAGAGCGTTGCTATCGACTGTAATAGCAATAGTTGGTGCAACGGTTACACTTACACTTTGGCTGGCAGTTGTAGCGGCGAATGCTGGAGTTGTAGCAAATAAGATCATAAATGCTACTGCCATCATTCCAAGTTTTTTACTTATCATATTTTTTACTCCTGTTTAACATGATAATATTGTTCGCTGTGAGCAATATTGGTTAATACAGAATTGTATTTAATGACATATAAATGTTTCTATCAAGACATAATTGTTTTCTGTGAGCAATATTGTAATTATATGATCAAATCTGTTTGGGGTTCAGCGTATTTAAAATCGAGCTTTAAACTTTCAACGGAAAAATAACGTCTAAAAATATGTAGAACGAGCTATTTAAAAGATTTTTTAGAATAAAATTGCTATTAATATTTTCAATCAAACTGCAGTATAATAAATAGTCACTGTGTAAGTTCCTGGTTCTGTACCACTAGGAACACGTAAATAATAATTTACAGGAACGGTATCACTTATAAAAAAGCCATTCCATGACTTAACTAAAACATCGCTAGTCGTAAATGAACGTTTAGTTAAACCACTATTCTTAAAGCCATCATACTGTAAATTGCTTAATGCAATATTATTAGCAGAATTTGTAGTGCTAATTAGATTTCCACTGGCTCTGACATATAGATCTGTAGAACCCCAAGCAGTAATTGAAATAGTTGTCACACTGGGAAAACTATTTTCACTGTTATCAGGATATAATGTTCCTAAATTCACCGAATTTGGAGATGCGGAAAAACTCCAAATTATGATTGACATAGGTTTAACTGCTGCATTTTTAGAACTATCTTTTAAATCAGTGCTATCATTAGTGTTATTAAGCGTAGTATTATCAACCGCAAAAACATTAAACAGACTAATTACAATTATCAATAAGCATAATACCAGTTTTTCGAATTTTTCCATATTAATCCTCGTAATATTCTAATTTAGATTATTTAAATTCTGTGGAGTATAAATTTATCATACTAATTCGATACAAGATCTCTATAGAAGAATTTGCCACCAATATTCATTAAGGTCTGAAATAGAATCATTAGGACACTTGATACCACAATTGAAGGTCGCGATAGAAATTATTATAATCCGGAGCTTTGAAAAGCAAAAAATCCATTTTTTTCCGTCCCGTCATGTTGTCAATAAAGTTAACGGTGATTTTCTTTTCCTCCTTATCCTGGAGAGTAAAATCTTGCATTTTAATGATTGTATCATTTACCCGGATTATTAACTTATAACTAGTGGTAGCAGACTCACGATTAACAACTCCCACTATCACAGTGGCGTTCTGTTCCAATGTAAGGTTGGTGGGGTAATTACTGGCCTTGCCATCAGGCCCTAACAAGTAGAATTCGGTGAATTTATTATTATCTATAGATTGCATTACTAAGAATGCCACCAAACTAATGGCCAGTAAAATGACGAGGATGAGGATAAACTTCAGGATCCTATTTTTCCTTGGCCCCTCTTGAAAGAATTGTCCAAATGTTAATCCAAATTTTTCATTATTTGATAGACGATGTCTTCTTATGAAGGCAATTAGGCACAAGGATAGGGTGAATCCTGTCAAAGAGATTAAAATAGGATCCAAGTTTATACCCCAAGGTGTATAGTAAAGCGTTAAAGCAATTAGGGGAGTTATAGCAATGGATAGACCAAAAGATAAAGCCACCCTTTCAATATTATCCAGATCATCTCTGTGGGGAAAAATAACAGCAATTAATGAATAGCCAGATACGAAAATCACTAATAGGGTCCCCAAAACATATTTGATAGGAGTCTCATTTAGTGTAGGGATAAGTACGAAGGATGCCGTTAAAAGTGTTAAGATCACCACTAGGATGAGATCTGTGGGTCGGGTGCTTCTAATCCTCTTAGGGATGATGGGATGGGGCTTATCTTCATAGACGTGGGGAGAGGACTTTTCTTTTTGTCTTTCAATCCAGGGGAATACCATGCCCGGTTTTTCTTCAGACGGGGTTTCTAGGTTCTGGGGAGTTTCTTCAGATTTCATAGGTGCTTCCTTAGTCACTTCTAGTGTCTCAGCTTTTGTTTCTGGAGTTATTGATTGTTTTTCGGGTTCATATGGTTCTTCTGGCATGATTTTGGATTCTGTTTTATCGGTTTTTAGGGTGGATTCCTTCTTTTGGGATATTTCTTCTTCTGCTTGAGAAGCTGTGTGTTCTGGGATGATGACTTCCACCTCATCCTCGGCAAGTGGTTCTTCCATGGGAAGATTTTCATCTTCCTGTAAAACGTGTTTAAGATCAACAATTTCAGGTATGATGGCTTCCACATCTTCATCTTTGAGGGGCGGATTTACTTCCTCCTCCCGGTGCGGGGTTTGGTCCTGGCTGAGCACTTCATCTTCTTCTAACACCTGTTTTAGGGCGACTATTTCGGGTATGATGGTTTCTATGTCTTCATCTGGTTCTTCTTCCTGGAGGATGACGTGTTCCGGGATGATAACTGGTTCTTCCTCTGGTAATGCTTCTGCTTCTTCCCGGGCCTTTATAGCTTCCTGGTCATGATCGATGAGGATGTCTTCATAAGGAGGTTCTTCTTCTTTTTCCAACTCCTTCACAGCGGTTTTGCGTCTGAATATGGCCACAAATACTACCAAGACTATTAAAATCGCAATTGCATAGAAAAATGGTGCTGGGATGAAACTTAACAAGTTTAATGTATATAACAGGAAGGTCGCAGCGAATATTAAAATACCAATGATTATACTGGCTACCAACCGACTACCAATCCTTATCCTCTTAGGAACAGGATAGATAACAACAACCAAAACGTATCCAAACAGGAAGAGCATGGAAAGATAAGCTAAGAGGGAAGTGTGTAGTGGGTTAATGAACAAATCCATATTAAGGAAGGCTAGTGTCAGGGCCGTTAACAGTATCACCACGAACAAATCCCAGCAGCAGAAACCCTCCTCCGCTGGTACATCTTGCCTCCATAGGGGATGGGAAACCTCGGGTTTAGGCTTTTTATCCTCAAAACCATTCTGGAGATGCTCATCTCGGAGGGGCTTCACATCCTCCCGGACCATCTTCGGGGCTTCTCGGGCAGGTTCTGGTGGATGATCTTCCACTTCTTTTGGAGAAATATAGTCCAACTTTTGGTAGACTTCAGTGATGGCAGGCTCCTTTTCAGCGGGTTCCAATTCAAGTGGCTCCTCAGGGACCTTATTATCCTCATTAACAATGTTTCGCACCCGCTGGGCCCGTTCAATGGACTCGTAGAGGGTGAGCTGTCCCTTATCCTTTTCTGGTACGGATCTACTGCGGAGATAATGGGCCGAAGCCACTAAAATGCTGAAAACCAGAAGGAAACTGGGTAGGTAATCTATAATAATGTACAGTTCCAGTAAAATTATGATAAAGAAAATACCAACCAGAAGTGCCAGACTCAGAAAAAAACCACAAATCAGCCGGGACGGTAAACTCATACCTGGTTTTAAAAACAAAATCAAAGTATAACCAGGCAGTACCAACAGTAAAAGGTATGATAACAGGAATAGAGGAATACCACCCTGGAGGGGTACCCAGATAAAAGCCAACCCCACCAGACATAGAACCAGTACTAACAGTAGGTCCTTCTGAGATAAATCCATAAACAATTTTAGGCTTTATATGATATATAAGATTAGAGGGCAAAAGACAGTAAGTATATCTTTACTCAGAGAGTTTCTTAAAAGGAAAAGGTAAAACTCACCCTATCAACAATAGTACCGGTAGCATCGGAGGTGGTCTCCTGCGATCTGGCCGGAAGCTGCTATCCTCAATTTTAATACGAGTTCACTATGGATTAGACCCGGTCAGGGCTAATATTGAATTGATAAAAACCAGCAGTTCTCGAGGAAGTCGTTTAAATTGGAAGAAAGCGATGACGAAGGAAGAATGCCCTAAAGATACTTGGAACCTATGAACCAATTGGACTAGATGAATTAATTCTAAAATTGTTTAAAAAGAGACAGTTTACTGGTTTTCACGAAACAGAGATTTTCGGCTTAATTTGACGATTTATCTGCACTTATGCATGTATTTGGACGTTATCGATAGGAGATTTTAGATTAATATTTTTTTAGGATGATATAATTAAACTATTAGTTACTATAATCTTTTAGTATTATAATAGAACTATTTGGTTTACTTAGGTGATTTAGGAAGTATATGAGACATATTTAACTCCAATTCAACGAATTAAAAAAAATAAATTTAACTTCCCCCCCCCATATAATGAATCCGTAGGGGAGTACCGGATTCCTTAGTGGTTTTAAATTTCTATCTCTATTATGTTGAAAGCTACCACTGGTTTTTGGGTACCTTCTGGTCCTGCTACTAGTTTTAGTAGGCCTTCCTTTGCTAATCGGTGTACCTGGCTTTCAGTGTCCTGGCCCACTAATGTGGATAGTTCACCTATGGAGTGGGGGTTTTCTTTTTTGATGATCTGCAGTAGTTTCAGGTCCCAAAGTTGGAGGTCCTGGAGGTGGATGGTTTCTTTTTCCTCCACCACTCGGGGGGGATGTTTGAGGTGTTGTTGCCAGGTTTCCAGGTCCATCTGGTACAGGAAGTTTTCGGGGTCCTTCCTTAGGCGGTTTTTAAGATCATCCAGGGAGCCGTAGCGCTTCTCCAGGTTATGGAGAACTTCGCTGGTGGTCAGGTGGCGGACCAGTCTCAGCCTCATATAAATACTCCTATAATGGGTTTCAAGATCAAGTCAAGTATTATTCCAGAATCAGATTTCTCACGGAGCAACACCTGGATGCTCCGTAAGAAATGGAAGAGGTGTGCTATGTTCCTCTTTTTTTTATCCACTGTTTCCCCAGGGGATGGGAAGGGGGAACAATGATGGCAAAGGAAGAAGTTGGGTATGTTTTTCCTCGTCCAGATTTTATTTGGGGTCCTCCTCCCTATATAATACTTTCTATTTGATTCGTATTATTACCGGGGTGGTTAAAATCTTCTATTTTTTATTACTACTAGTCATCCCTCCACCATGATCAGCTTCCCGGTGGTGGGGTCCTGATAAACCGTTCCCTTCTCCACGAAGCCCTCCCCGGATCCGGACTCCGTCTGGGGAGTATCATTCAATTGTTTACCCATCTCCACTTCGGCCACCTGTTTCATGGCCTTCATGGTCTCTTGCCGTTCCTCAGGGGTCATGTCGGCGAAGATCACGTTTTGCATGTTCCAGGACATGACCAGGAAGATGAGAAAGCCCACCGACAGGACCAGCATGGCATCCACCAGGTTGGCCGATCCAGCCATGGGATCCTCCTCCTCTCTAGAAAGCATAGGGCGTCTGCGTCTGACCATGATCCATCACCTCCAGTACTGATTCGCAGAGGGCATCCAGGTTGGACAGGTACTCCTCGTACCATCTTCTCCGGATTTTGGATATGAAGTAGGCCACCCCACCGGCGGCCAGTCCCACCACCGTGGTGTCGAAGGCGATGATGATGGCCTGGGCCAGGGAGCCAATATCCCCGGATCCCAGGGCAGCCAGACCCGGCCCCATGGGTATCAACGTCCCCATCAACCCCAGGGTGGGGCCCAGACGGGTGACCATATCCGTTTTCTCCAGGCTCTTAGCGGCCCGGGCTTCTTCCTCTTCGATTAGTTTCCGGGCCAGGGCCTCCCGGGATTTGCGGCCCAGTTCCGGGTGGCTGGCGATCCTGGTGATGATCTCCCGGTAACGGGGGGGAAGGTTCTGGTTGTTTTCCATGACTTCCACTATTTTTTCGGGAGTACCGGGGTTGGAGATTGCACTGATTATTTCCTCGATCTGGTCGGTGGGGACTCTTATGCGGCCGGTGTATTCGGAGATCAGTCCCCCCAAGCTTACAATGGCGTAGAACATAAAGGCCAAGAGGCCCACAATCACCGGTATCAATAGGCTCTGGGCTATGACGTGCAGAGCCGAACCTAACATTTCACTGCCTGGAATCGCTACCATAATAGTATCACCTAATAAGAATCATTCACATCTAGAAATTTCAATTCACCCTCAACAGGGGACTATAACGACGGGTTAAGTAAAATCCGGCTGCCAACAGTATGACCAGGGTTAAGAGGGCATATACCAACATCCAGAAATCAGGGATGACCAGGGGACTCATTTGCTGGCTGGAAAGGGTGTTGATATTGGGAATTACCAGGGCCGAGGCTAGAAAGTAGAAACCAGCCACCAACGTGAAGTTACCCAGCAGAACCGGGGGGTGCTGGTTCAGGCGGGAGCTGCCGAGGTAACAGGTGGTCAGGACCACCATGAGAAAC encodes:
- a CDS encoding DUF1616 domain-containing protein, encoding MDLSQKDLLLVLVLCLVGLAFIWVPLQGGIPLFLLSYLLLLVLPGYTLILFLKPGMSLPSRLICGFFLSLALLVGIFFIIILLELYIIIDYLPSFLLVFSILVASAHYLRSRSVPEKDKGQLTLYESIERAQRVRNIVNEDNKVPEEPLELEPAEKEPAITEVYQKLDYISPKEVEDHPPEPAREAPKMVREDVKPLRDEHLQNGFEDKKPKPEVSHPLWRQDVPAEEGFCCWDLFVVILLTALTLAFLNMDLFINPLHTSLLAYLSMLFLFGYVLVVVIYPVPKRIRIGSRLVASIIIGILIFAATFLLYTLNLLSFIPAPFFYAIAILIVLVVFVAIFRRKTAVKELEKEEEPPYEDILIDHDQEAIKAREEAEALPEEEPVIIPEHVILQEEEPDEDIETIIPEIVALKQVLEEDEVLSQDQTPHREEEVNPPLKDEDVEAIIPEIVDLKHVLQEDENLPMEEPLAEDEVEVIIPEHTASQAEEEISQKKESTLKTDKTESKIMPEEPYEPEKQSITPETKAETLEVTKEAPMKSEETPQNLETPSEEKPGMVFPWIERQKEKSSPHVYEDKPHPIIPKRIRSTRPTDLILVVILTLLTASFVLIPTLNETPIKYVLGTLLVIFVSGYSLIAVIFPHRDDLDNIERVALSFGLSIAITPLIALTLYYTPWGINLDPILISLTGFTLSLCLIAFIRRHRLSNNEKFGLTFGQFFQEGPRKNRILKFILILVILLAISLVAFLVMQSIDNNKFTEFYLLGPDGKASNYPTNLTLEQNATVIVGVVNRESATTSYKLIIRVNDTIIKMQDFTLQDKEEKKITVNFIDNMTGRKKMDFLLFKAPDYNNFYRDLQLWYQVS
- a CDS encoding DUF2149 domain-containing protein — its product is MVRRRRPMLSREEEDPMAGSANLVDAMLVLSVGFLIFLVMSWNMQNVIFADMTPEERQETMKAMKQVAEVEMGKQLNDTPQTESGSGEGFVEKGTVYQDPTTGKLIMVEG
- a CDS encoding MotA/TolQ/ExbB proton channel family protein; this translates as MVAIPGSEMLGSALHVIAQSLLIPVIVGLLAFMFYAIVSLGGLISEYTGRIRVPTDQIEEIISAISNPGTPEKIVEVMENNQNLPPRYREIITRIASHPELGRKSREALARKLIEEEEARAAKSLEKTDMVTRLGPTLGLMGTLIPMGPGLAALGSGDIGSLAQAIIIAFDTTVVGLAAGGVAYFISKIRRRWYEEYLSNLDALCESVLEVMDHGQTQTPYAF